A stretch of the Corynebacterium maris DSM 45190 genome encodes the following:
- a CDS encoding DUF4245 domain-containing protein: MAEEKRPRIFQGGKDMSISMGIIVVLMVLIVLPTGLCTYSPGAPEGGPVQEVDAEAFLGLEARAADFPLIMPENPDGWVPNSARRTQVDGQPATVVGWVTDDEGYLQLTQTGVELEDAVRGVDQDPRALDRTENIDGQEVQVYSSEEGDVRDLWAVDAGESRLLVSGAADEEEFRALMAAALDADQIVVE; encoded by the coding sequence GTGGCTGAAGAGAAGAGACCCCGGATCTTCCAGGGTGGCAAGGACATGAGCATTTCCATGGGCATCATCGTGGTGCTCATGGTCCTCATCGTCCTTCCCACCGGTTTGTGCACGTATAGTCCCGGCGCTCCAGAAGGCGGCCCCGTGCAAGAAGTAGACGCGGAGGCGTTCCTGGGCCTGGAGGCCCGGGCCGCGGACTTCCCGCTGATCATGCCGGAGAATCCCGACGGCTGGGTCCCCAACTCCGCCCGCCGCACTCAGGTCGACGGCCAACCCGCCACCGTGGTCGGTTGGGTCACGGATGACGAAGGGTACCTCCAGCTGACACAGACGGGCGTGGAGCTCGAGGACGCCGTGCGCGGCGTCGATCAGGACCCGCGCGCGCTCGACCGCACGGAAAACATCGACGGCCAGGAGGTGCAGGTCTACTCCTCCGAGGAGGGAGACGTGCGCGACTTGTGGGCCGTCGACGCCGGCGAATCACGCCTGCTGGTCAGCGGCGCGGCCGACGAGGAAGAATTCCGCGCGTTGATGGCCGCTGCCCTGGACGCCGACCAGATCGTCGTCGAGTAG
- a CDS encoding FAD/NAD(P)-binding protein: MSGTSARILIVGGGPRAAGILERIQANVDLLAGFRLDIDVADPHVPGAGRIWRPDQSPMLLMNSHAEDVSVFTDDSVECAGPARPGPNLHQWARLVSAGEIALPDVDVDLRSEIAGLQPKSFASRRLLSQYLSWFYATTVTEFPDSVTVTPHTQLVTSVTPDGQGYRAELADGTVLDADAVVLSLGHTDAADSPRASALIDFAERHRLFYSPPAQSHELDLSPVGADEDVLVSGMGLAFIDVMAQLSEGRGGVFHPDPRPGEPDRLRYEPSGQEPRMWVGSRRGVPYHSKITAELRGEFSPAMTFLTRDYVDGLPGAINFRRDLLPVITAECEYFVYREILTGHPEWSALDWAEFAPRFRAAVAAGSDRSDLIAEAVPDARLHLDLAWLDQPFAGELFATLADVEAALVDYVSEDLRLATSPDHSEKQALFLALLHVHMQLARIVPVDRLDADSRQDFPDRWQSFFSLLDSGPPPHRLHQLLALHRAGLLRFLGPGVSVTADSATGTFTAVSAHSPLRISARNYIDAFLPPQVVEGTANPLIAQLIADGMAREERVLSADGDAGTGRLGIDARYHLLRPDGDAHERVWATGPTSSEIPLGAFSRPHTNAAPFQRNDAMARDILRSVRQGPAGARQDRAERVTAGVCR; this comes from the coding sequence ATGTCTGGAACATCCGCCCGCATCCTCATCGTCGGCGGCGGCCCCCGCGCCGCCGGGATCCTAGAACGGATCCAGGCCAACGTGGATCTTTTGGCCGGCTTCCGACTGGACATCGACGTCGCCGACCCCCACGTACCCGGCGCCGGCCGGATCTGGCGGCCCGATCAAAGCCCCATGCTGCTGATGAACTCGCACGCCGAAGACGTCAGTGTGTTCACCGACGACTCCGTCGAGTGCGCCGGACCCGCTCGTCCAGGCCCGAACCTGCACCAGTGGGCCCGGCTAGTCAGCGCCGGAGAGATCGCCCTGCCGGACGTCGACGTCGACCTGCGCAGCGAAATCGCCGGGCTCCAACCGAAGTCCTTCGCCTCCCGGCGCCTGCTCTCGCAGTATCTGAGCTGGTTTTACGCCACCACCGTCACCGAATTCCCGGACTCCGTCACCGTCACCCCACACACTCAGCTGGTCACGTCCGTCACCCCGGACGGACAGGGTTACCGCGCAGAGCTTGCCGACGGCACCGTGCTCGACGCCGACGCCGTCGTCCTCTCGCTCGGCCACACCGACGCCGCCGACAGCCCCCGGGCCAGCGCGTTGATCGACTTCGCCGAACGTCACCGGCTGTTCTACTCCCCGCCGGCCCAGTCGCACGAGCTGGACCTCTCCCCCGTCGGGGCCGACGAGGATGTGTTGGTCTCGGGCATGGGGCTGGCGTTCATCGACGTCATGGCCCAGCTCAGCGAAGGTCGCGGCGGCGTCTTTCACCCCGACCCGCGGCCGGGTGAGCCCGACCGGCTGCGCTATGAGCCTTCCGGGCAGGAACCGCGGATGTGGGTCGGCTCCCGCCGTGGGGTGCCCTACCACTCCAAGATCACCGCGGAGCTACGCGGGGAGTTTTCCCCCGCCATGACTTTCCTGACCCGCGACTACGTGGACGGCCTGCCCGGGGCCATCAACTTTCGCCGCGACCTGCTGCCGGTGATCACCGCCGAATGCGAGTACTTCGTCTACCGCGAAATCCTCACCGGCCACCCCGAATGGTCCGCGCTGGATTGGGCCGAGTTCGCGCCTCGTTTCCGCGCCGCCGTGGCCGCGGGCTCCGACCGTTCGGACCTGATCGCGGAGGCCGTGCCGGACGCCCGCCTCCACCTGGACCTGGCGTGGCTGGATCAGCCTTTCGCCGGCGAGCTCTTCGCCACCCTGGCTGACGTCGAGGCGGCGCTCGTCGACTACGTCTCCGAGGATCTGCGTCTGGCCACCTCTCCCGATCATTCCGAGAAGCAGGCGTTGTTCCTGGCGCTCCTGCACGTACACATGCAGCTGGCGCGCATCGTGCCCGTCGACAGGTTAGACGCCGACTCCCGGCAGGACTTCCCGGACCGGTGGCAATCCTTCTTCAGCCTGCTCGACTCCGGCCCGCCGCCACACCGGCTCCATCAGCTGCTCGCTCTGCACCGCGCCGGCCTGCTGCGGTTCTTGGGTCCCGGGGTCAGTGTCACCGCCGATTCCGCCACCGGGACGTTCACCGCCGTCAGCGCCCACTCACCGCTGCGGATCTCCGCGCGCAACTACATCGACGCCTTTCTGCCGCCCCAGGTCGTCGAGGGCACCGCCAATCCGCTGATCGCGCAGTTAATCGCCGACGGAATGGCGCGTGAAGAACGCGTGCTCTCCGCCGACGGAGACGCCGGCACCGGACGCCTGGGCATCGACGCCCGGTATCACCTACTGCGTCCGGACGGCGACGCGCACGAGCGAGTCTGGGCGACGGGGCCGACCAGCTCCGAAATCCCGCTGGGCGCGTTTTCCCGCCCGCACACCAACGCCGCGCCCTTCCAGCGCAACGACGCCATGGCCCGCGACATCCTGCGCTCTGTACGCCAAGGACCGGCCGGCGCCCGGCAGGACCGCGCGGAGCGGGTCACCGCCGGGGTCTGCCGCTGA
- a CDS encoding amino acid ABC transporter permease, with protein sequence MVSRLSDAAPRTGAPRSAPLGPASGSTVAAAHTHRSITDFQIRPVRRPGRWVGAGLVIALVAAVFWSFATNPRWGWDVVASWVFAESILAGLFETLKLTVIAGAIGFGLGAVLAVMRLSSSPLISGVSWTFSWIFRSTPLLVQLLLWYNVGYLYERLEIGVPFTDVTFFSVETNQVVTPFLAAILGLGLHQAAYAAEIIRGGILSVDQGQLEAASALGIPARDRTLRIVFPQAMRAALPASFNEIISLVKGTAIVYVLAYQELFLTVQVIYARTQEVLPMLLVATVWYVVITSALSIAQYYVERHFSKGAVREVPPTPWERLRAKFRRRPASAGGPISGPAGADNATTRPQEGSL encoded by the coding sequence ATGGTTTCCCGCCTCAGCGACGCCGCCCCGCGCACCGGAGCGCCCCGTTCCGCACCGCTCGGTCCGGCCTCCGGCAGCACCGTCGCCGCGGCCCACACGCACCGCTCCATCACTGATTTCCAGATCAGGCCCGTGCGCCGCCCCGGTCGCTGGGTCGGCGCCGGCCTTGTCATCGCCCTCGTCGCCGCAGTGTTCTGGTCGTTCGCGACCAACCCCCGCTGGGGCTGGGACGTCGTGGCTTCCTGGGTCTTCGCGGAATCCATCCTCGCCGGCCTCTTCGAGACCCTGAAGCTCACCGTCATCGCCGGGGCCATCGGCTTCGGGCTGGGCGCAGTGCTCGCCGTCATGCGGCTGTCCAGCTCCCCGTTGATCTCGGGGGTGTCCTGGACATTCTCCTGGATCTTCCGCTCCACCCCCTTGTTGGTGCAGCTCCTGCTCTGGTACAACGTGGGCTACCTCTACGAACGCCTCGAAATCGGCGTCCCGTTCACCGACGTCACCTTCTTCAGCGTCGAGACCAACCAGGTCGTCACCCCGTTCCTGGCCGCCATCCTCGGTCTCGGACTGCACCAGGCCGCCTACGCCGCCGAGATCATCCGCGGCGGCATCCTGTCGGTGGACCAGGGCCAGCTGGAAGCCGCCTCCGCGCTCGGCATCCCGGCGCGCGACCGCACCCTGCGCATCGTCTTCCCGCAGGCCATGCGCGCGGCCCTGCCGGCGTCGTTCAACGAAATCATCTCCCTGGTCAAGGGCACCGCCATCGTCTACGTGCTGGCCTATCAGGAACTCTTCCTGACCGTGCAGGTCATCTACGCCCGCACCCAAGAAGTGCTGCCGATGCTGCTGGTGGCCACGGTCTGGTACGTGGTGATCACCTCTGCGCTGTCGATCGCCCAGTACTACGTGGAGCGCCACTTTTCCAAGGGCGCGGTGCGCGAGGTCCCGCCGACCCCGTGGGAGCGCCTGCGCGCGAAATTCCGCCGCCGTCCGGCTTCCGCCGGTGGGCCGATCTCCGGTCCCGCCGGCGCAGACAACGCCACCACCCGTCCGCAGGAGGGATCGCTGTGA
- a CDS encoding amino acid ABC transporter ATP-binding protein — translation MTDTAATTAQGRVELTDIRKSFGETEVLHGVSLTVEPGEVTVIIGPSGSGKSTLLRTINNLEDIDAGMVRVDDEIMGFRQDPNNPDVLQELRESEILRQRTGVGMVFQNFNLFGHMTALRNITEAPVRALGMPLPEARERARALLSRVGLSGKEGAYPRQLSGGQQQRVAIARALALNPKVVLFDEPTSALDPELVDEVLAVIRDLAESGTTLVVVTHEMGFARTVADTVVFMDDGVIVEQGPPEQLFTDPQHPRTQDFLSKIRDVGATEEA, via the coding sequence GTGACTGACACTGCCGCCACCACCGCCCAAGGCCGGGTGGAGTTGACCGATATCCGTAAATCCTTCGGGGAGACCGAAGTGCTGCACGGGGTGTCCCTGACCGTGGAGCCGGGGGAGGTGACCGTTATCATCGGCCCTTCCGGCTCCGGCAAATCCACGCTGCTGCGCACCATCAACAACCTGGAGGACATCGACGCCGGCATGGTGCGCGTCGACGACGAGATCATGGGCTTCCGACAGGATCCGAACAACCCGGACGTGCTGCAGGAGCTGCGTGAATCCGAGATTCTGCGCCAACGCACCGGGGTGGGCATGGTCTTTCAGAACTTCAACCTTTTCGGGCACATGACCGCGTTGCGCAACATCACCGAAGCCCCGGTCCGGGCGCTAGGCATGCCGCTGCCCGAGGCCCGGGAACGGGCCCGCGCCCTGCTGTCCCGGGTGGGGCTGTCCGGCAAGGAAGGCGCCTACCCGCGCCAGCTCTCCGGCGGCCAGCAGCAGCGCGTGGCGATCGCCCGGGCGCTCGCGCTGAACCCGAAGGTGGTGCTCTTCGACGAGCCGACTTCGGCGCTGGACCCGGAGCTGGTCGACGAAGTGCTCGCCGTGATCCGCGATCTCGCCGAATCCGGCACGACCCTGGTCGTGGTCACCCACGAGATGGGTTTCGCCCGCACCGTCGCCGACACCGTGGTGTTCATGGACGACGGCGTCATCGTCGAACAGGGCCCGCCCGAGCAACTGTTCACAGACCCGCAACACCCCCGCACGCAGGACTTTTTGTCCAAGATCCGCGACGTCGGCGCCACGGAGGAGGCATAA
- a CDS encoding transporter substrate-binding domain-containing protein encodes MFSRTTRTGTRRATVAVVLAAALGLGACADPVNLTAVSETGLNLTPDQDRVRSEVNPEIAELVPESISEDGLLTVGTLVHGAPPLVMTATDNTTQIGSEVDLAQLLADKLGLELSLELTSWDNWALKVEAGEFEAMHGNIAVTDARLEKFDFTPYRAAYLGFIAQAGSDLHIEQAEDISGLRIAAAAGTNQDRVLGEWNDQLIAEGKEPAEIYHYVNENDMTMALVAGRLDAFFNHLPGASYLANTRDDVEVAGRVSAGWPQETLVGTAMGRGSGLAPAVTAALNELIDEGTYQEVLERWDLGDEALDQTHTESLESYGEN; translated from the coding sequence TTGTTCTCCCGCACCACCCGCACCGGCACGCGCCGCGCGACCGTCGCCGTCGTCCTGGCGGCGGCGCTGGGCCTGGGCGCCTGCGCAGATCCCGTCAATCTCACCGCTGTTTCCGAGACCGGCCTGAACCTCACCCCGGATCAGGACCGCGTGCGTTCGGAGGTCAACCCGGAGATCGCCGAACTCGTCCCGGAGTCGATCAGCGAGGACGGGTTGCTGACCGTAGGCACACTCGTCCACGGCGCCCCGCCATTGGTGATGACCGCCACGGACAACACCACCCAGATCGGCTCGGAAGTCGACCTCGCCCAGCTGCTGGCCGACAAGCTCGGTTTGGAACTCTCGCTGGAGCTGACCAGCTGGGACAACTGGGCGTTGAAGGTGGAGGCCGGCGAGTTTGAGGCCATGCACGGCAACATCGCCGTCACCGACGCCCGCCTGGAAAAATTCGACTTCACCCCCTACCGCGCCGCCTACCTGGGCTTCATTGCCCAGGCCGGCAGCGACCTGCACATCGAGCAGGCAGAAGACATCTCGGGGCTGCGCATCGCCGCGGCCGCCGGCACCAACCAGGACCGCGTGCTGGGGGAATGGAACGACCAGCTCATCGCCGAGGGCAAGGAGCCGGCGGAAATTTACCACTACGTCAACGAAAACGACATGACGATGGCGCTGGTCGCCGGCCGCCTGGACGCGTTCTTCAACCACCTGCCGGGCGCGTCCTACCTGGCGAACACCCGCGACGACGTCGAGGTCGCCGGCCGGGTCTCGGCGGGCTGGCCGCAGGAAACCCTCGTGGGCACCGCCATGGGCCGCGGTTCCGGCCTGGCGCCGGCCGTCACCGCGGCGCTGAACGAGCTCATCGACGAAGGCACCTACCAGGAAGTGCTCGAACGCTGGGACCTGGGCGACGAGGCCCTGGACCAGACCCACACCGAGAGCCTGGAGAGCTACGGCGAGAACTGA
- a CDS encoding LLM class flavin-dependent oxidoreductase yields the protein MTTHHPFIALDLDGEGAHPAAASWTNATSQDTHSGARLARRARAVETAGFHALVLADRALDARTEAHPVNLAATHSAAFLAPVTRRTVLIAEADAVLTEPFHLAMQLMTLDQNSLGRAGWLVRGADELTEAAAFGREVPDQRRVRQEVTDAVEVNRRLWDSWEDDAEIRDVATGRFIDAEKIHHIDFVGEHYSVKSAAIAPRTPQGQVPVIAPRELVEPGADVDVVQVRAESVPELVEAVRRARAEGFGAVLAEVAVAVDHLGVPAHVRLAQLNERREWAPGALASGTAAEVVDDLAAVLAVADGVRLRPAVFDVDAAALATEVLPALRARISLADNPIDGTFRDLLGLSRPASRYAVTQQD from the coding sequence ATGACGACCCACCACCCGTTCATCGCCCTGGACCTCGACGGCGAGGGCGCGCACCCGGCCGCCGCCTCCTGGACGAACGCCACTTCCCAGGACACACACTCGGGAGCCAGACTGGCCCGGCGCGCCCGCGCCGTGGAGACCGCCGGCTTCCACGCTTTAGTCCTCGCCGACCGGGCGCTGGACGCCCGCACGGAAGCGCACCCGGTCAACCTGGCCGCCACCCACTCCGCCGCTTTCCTGGCCCCGGTGACCCGGCGCACGGTGCTCATCGCGGAAGCCGACGCCGTGCTCACCGAACCTTTTCACCTGGCGATGCAGCTGATGACCCTGGATCAGAATTCGCTCGGCCGCGCCGGGTGGCTGGTCCGTGGCGCCGATGAGCTGACTGAGGCCGCGGCGTTCGGCCGGGAGGTACCGGATCAGCGGCGGGTGCGGCAGGAGGTCACCGACGCCGTCGAGGTCAACCGCCGGCTGTGGGACAGTTGGGAGGATGACGCGGAGATCCGGGACGTGGCCACCGGCCGGTTCATTGACGCGGAGAAGATCCACCACATTGATTTCGTGGGGGAGCATTACTCCGTGAAGTCCGCGGCGATCGCCCCGCGTACCCCGCAGGGGCAGGTGCCGGTCATCGCCCCGCGCGAGCTGGTGGAGCCGGGGGCGGACGTCGACGTGGTCCAGGTGCGGGCGGAGTCCGTGCCGGAGTTGGTGGAAGCGGTGCGACGTGCCCGGGCGGAAGGCTTCGGCGCCGTGCTCGCGGAGGTGGCCGTCGCCGTCGACCACCTCGGTGTGCCTGCGCACGTGCGGCTGGCGCAGCTCAACGAGCGGCGGGAGTGGGCGCCGGGCGCTCTGGCGTCCGGGACCGCCGCCGAGGTCGTCGACGATCTCGCCGCCGTCCTGGCGGTCGCCGACGGCGTGCGGCTGCGTCCCGCGGTGTTCGACGTGGACGCCGCCGCCCTGGCCACGGAGGTGCTGCCGGCGCTGCGCGCCCGGATATCACTGGCCGACAACCCCATCGACGGCACTTTCCGCGACCTGCTCGGACTTTCCCGCCCGGCCAGCCGCTACGCCGTCACCCAGCAGGATTAA